The following proteins come from a genomic window of Candidatus Edwardsbacteria bacterium:
- a CDS encoding YggT family protein produces the protein MILLANFIIALGKALGLALDVYMWVIIIRALISWVNPDPFNPIVRLLVRLTDPVLRPIRRGIPLNIGLDLSPMLAILAIYFVRNFLIASLIEYGYRLKIY, from the coding sequence ATGATTCTTTTGGCAAATTTCATAATCGCACTGGGAAAAGCGCTGGGCCTGGCCCTGGACGTCTACATGTGGGTGATCATCATCCGGGCGTTGATCTCCTGGGTCAACCCCGATCCCTTCAACCCCATCGTCCGGCTGCTGGTCCGGCTGACCGACCCGGTCCTAAGGCCCATCCGGAGGGGGATACCTCTGAATATCGGGCTGGACCTCTCGCCGATGCTGGCCATACTGGCCATATATTTCGTCAGAAATTTTCTGATCGCCAGCCTGATCGAATACGGCTATCGTTTAAAAATCTATTGA